The following proteins are co-located in the Bradyrhizobium sp. AZCC 2176 genome:
- a CDS encoding aspartyl/asparaginyl beta-hydroxylase domain-containing protein, translated as MLQQLFAPQLVFLYILFASTLYVHFRGRERLRIARQLGDHSTYLAPYNVLMYAGSAIPNQPVIPVERFPELAKLSENWEAIREEAVRLFDEGFIRAAAKNNDWGFYSFFKSGWKRFYLKWYDDFLPSARTLCPKTVELLNSIPTVHGAMFAMLPPGGKLGAHRDPFAGSLRYHLGLVTPNSDKCRILVDGVPCVWRDGEAFMFDETFIHSAENATDVNRIILFCDVERPMKYGFMTAINRWVSHHIVKASATQNMEGEHVGVLNKVFGKLYELHLASRKVKEWNRKVYYALKYSLMVGIVALIVVSALR; from the coding sequence ATGCTACAGCAGCTTTTCGCGCCACAGCTCGTCTTTCTCTATATCCTCTTTGCATCGACGCTCTATGTGCACTTCCGCGGCCGCGAGCGGCTCCGGATCGCGCGCCAGCTTGGCGATCATTCGACCTATCTCGCGCCCTACAACGTGCTGATGTATGCGGGCTCGGCGATTCCGAACCAGCCGGTGATCCCGGTCGAGCGCTTCCCCGAACTGGCAAAGCTCAGCGAGAACTGGGAGGCGATCCGCGAGGAGGCGGTGCGACTGTTCGACGAGGGCTTTATCCGCGCCGCCGCGAAGAACAACGACTGGGGCTTTTACTCGTTCTTCAAGAGCGGCTGGAAACGGTTTTATCTGAAATGGTATGACGACTTTCTTCCTTCCGCGCGCACCCTGTGCCCGAAGACGGTCGAACTGTTGAACTCGATCCCGACGGTGCACGGCGCGATGTTCGCCATGCTGCCGCCCGGCGGCAAGCTCGGCGCGCATCGCGATCCCTTTGCCGGCTCGCTGCGCTATCACCTCGGTCTCGTCACGCCCAATTCGGACAAATGCCGGATCCTGGTCGACGGCGTGCCATGCGTCTGGCGCGACGGCGAAGCCTTCATGTTCGACGAGACTTTTATCCACAGCGCGGAGAATGCGACCGACGTCAACCGCATCATCCTGTTCTGCGACGTCGAACGTCCCATGAAGTATGGCTTCATGACCGCGATCAACCGCTGGGTCAGCCACCACATCGTCAAGGCCTCCGCCACCCAGAACATGGAAGGCGAGCATGTCGGCGTGCTCAACAAAGTGTTCGGCAAGCTCTACGAACTTCACCTCGCCAGCCGCAAGGTCAAGGAGTGGAACCGCAAGGTCTACTACGCGCTGAAGTACAGCCTGATGGTCGGGATCGTCGCGCTGATCGTGGTGTCGGCGTTGCGATGA
- a CDS encoding EthD family reductase: MIKVSVMYPNTPGGRFDHDYYRDKHMPLVKARMGDACKSYTVDKGLAGGAPGAPATYVGMCHIFCDSLEAFQTGFGPHAKEIMADIPNYTDQSPVIQISEVVVG; this comes from the coding sequence ATGATCAAGGTAAGCGTAATGTATCCCAATACACCCGGCGGGCGCTTCGATCACGACTACTACCGCGACAAGCATATGCCGCTCGTGAAGGCGCGCATGGGCGATGCCTGCAAGTCCTACACAGTCGACAAGGGCCTCGCCGGCGGCGCGCCCGGCGCTCCCGCGACCTATGTCGGCATGTGTCACATCTTCTGCGACTCGCTCGAGGCGTTCCAGACCGGCTTTGGGCCTCATGCCAAGGAGATCATGGCCGACATCCCGAACTATACCGATCAGTCTCCGGTCATCCAGATCAGCGAAGTCGTCGTCGGCTGA
- a CDS encoding fumarylacetoacetate hydrolase family protein, with protein sequence MNAASYVISAAPQPALPVVGETGTYPVRRIWCVGRNYLEHIREMGNDERAPPFFFGKHADMLVPDGATIPYPPLTKDLHHEVELIVAMKSGGLNIPADKALDHVYGYAVGIDLTRRDLQLASRKKERPWEVGKSFDYSAPCSAIQPAAKIGHPTKGKIWLTVNGKETQKGDLTELIWNVPEIIWQLSQQVKLAAGDIIMTGTPAGVSQLNPGDQIECGVDGVGTLKVAIGKPE encoded by the coding sequence ATGAACGCAGCCTCCTACGTCATATCAGCAGCCCCGCAGCCCGCCCTTCCCGTCGTCGGCGAAACGGGCACCTATCCGGTCCGCCGCATCTGGTGCGTCGGGCGCAATTATCTCGAGCACATCCGCGAGATGGGCAATGACGAGCGCGCCCCGCCGTTCTTCTTCGGCAAGCATGCCGACATGCTGGTGCCCGACGGCGCCACCATTCCCTACCCGCCGCTGACCAAGGATCTGCATCACGAGGTCGAGCTGATCGTCGCGATGAAGAGCGGCGGCCTCAACATTCCCGCCGACAAGGCGCTCGACCATGTCTATGGCTACGCCGTCGGCATCGACCTCACCCGCCGCGACCTGCAGCTCGCCTCGCGCAAGAAGGAGCGGCCGTGGGAAGTCGGCAAGTCGTTCGACTATTCCGCACCCTGTTCCGCGATTCAGCCCGCCGCGAAGATCGGCCATCCCACCAAGGGCAAGATCTGGCTGACGGTGAACGGCAAGGAAACGCAAAAAGGTGATCTCACCGAGCTGATCTGGAACGTGCCGGAAATCATCTGGCAGCTCTCGCAGCAGGTAAAACTCGCCGCCGGCGACATCATCATGACGGGAACGCCCGCCGGCGTCTCCCAGCTCAACCCCGGCGACCAGATCGAGTGCGGCGTCGACGGCGTCGGCACGCTGAAGGTTGCGATCGGCAAGCCGGAATAA
- a CDS encoding ABC transporter ATP-binding protein: MTELPSKPTRKITDDPYGAAILIRRLVMEQGFVYWRRYLTAFALMGVSAGATAGSAYILGQVINQAYIDKNVVGIAILSGVTVVLLFIKGLAAYGHTVILSKISNAILANNQRRLFAKLMSESIGFYSERHSSEFLARLTSGAKSITDVLTLLINAVGRDLLLLVSLIFVMVTQDPVLSFIGLVVVPPAMLILRKLVKRIKGLAHNQFTGTADILEVMQESLQGIRTVKAFTLEQTMQRRIDENIAIVEKNANKMARVSNRSNPLMEMLGGFAVAGCLLYGGYSVVALGATPGQFFSFMTAFLLATEPAKRLARLNIDLNSQLVGARMLLEIVDSPASEPADNDKPALKLSNARVEFRDVNFRYRPDEPVLKNMSFVAEPGKTTALVGPSGGGKSTVLALLLRLYEVNDGEILIDGQKISGVSRHSLRAQSGYVGQDVYLFRDTIGANIAFGKEGATQDEIVAAAKAACAHDFIMGFPLGYDTPVGEHGTQLSGGQRQRIAVARALLKNAPIILLDEATAALDSESEKAVQEAIEHLCRNRTTIVIAHRLHTIMHADAILVVEAGEIVERGQHDDLLRRGGRYASFFRLQQRDSSVPEPTLAYSIVAS; this comes from the coding sequence ATGACCGAACTTCCAAGCAAACCGACACGAAAAATCACCGACGATCCCTACGGCGCGGCGATCCTGATTCGCCGCCTCGTCATGGAACAGGGCTTTGTCTATTGGCGGCGCTATCTGACCGCGTTCGCGCTGATGGGCGTGTCCGCCGGCGCCACCGCGGGCTCGGCCTATATCCTGGGCCAGGTGATCAACCAGGCCTATATCGACAAGAACGTCGTCGGCATCGCTATCCTCTCCGGCGTCACGGTGGTGCTGCTGTTCATCAAGGGTCTGGCGGCCTACGGCCACACCGTGATCCTGTCGAAGATCAGCAATGCCATTCTCGCCAATAACCAGCGGCGGCTGTTTGCCAAGCTGATGAGCGAGAGCATCGGATTCTATTCCGAGCGGCATTCGTCCGAATTCCTGGCGCGGCTGACGTCGGGCGCAAAATCCATCACCGACGTGCTGACGCTGTTGATCAATGCGGTCGGACGCGACCTGCTGCTGCTGGTCAGCCTGATATTCGTGATGGTGACGCAGGATCCGGTCCTGTCGTTTATCGGCCTGGTGGTGGTGCCGCCGGCGATGCTGATCCTGCGCAAGCTGGTGAAGCGCATCAAGGGCCTTGCCCACAACCAGTTCACCGGCACCGCCGATATCCTCGAGGTGATGCAGGAATCGCTGCAAGGCATCCGCACCGTGAAGGCGTTCACGCTGGAACAAACCATGCAGCGGCGCATCGACGAGAATATCGCGATCGTCGAGAAGAACGCCAACAAGATGGCGCGGGTCTCCAATCGCTCCAACCCGCTGATGGAAATGCTCGGCGGCTTTGCCGTCGCGGGCTGCCTGCTCTATGGCGGCTACAGCGTGGTCGCGCTCGGCGCCACGCCCGGACAGTTTTTCTCCTTCATGACCGCGTTCCTGCTGGCGACCGAACCGGCCAAGCGCCTGGCGCGGCTCAACATCGACCTCAACAGCCAGTTGGTCGGCGCGCGCATGCTGCTCGAGATCGTCGACAGCCCGGCGAGCGAGCCCGCCGACAACGACAAGCCGGCGCTGAAACTCTCCAACGCGCGGGTCGAGTTCCGCGACGTCAATTTCCGCTACCGGCCGGACGAGCCGGTGCTGAAGAACATGAGCTTCGTCGCCGAGCCCGGCAAGACCACCGCGCTGGTCGGCCCGTCCGGCGGCGGCAAGTCCACTGTGCTCGCACTGCTGCTGCGGCTCTACGAAGTGAACGACGGCGAGATCCTGATCGACGGCCAGAAGATATCAGGCGTGTCGCGGCATTCGCTGCGCGCCCAGAGCGGCTATGTCGGGCAGGACGTCTATCTGTTCCGCGACACGATCGGCGCCAACATCGCCTTCGGCAAGGAAGGCGCCACCCAGGACGAGATCGTGGCGGCGGCCAAGGCGGCCTGCGCGCATGACTTCATCATGGGCTTCCCGCTCGGCTACGACACGCCCGTCGGCGAGCACGGCACGCAGCTATCCGGCGGCCAGCGCCAGCGCATCGCCGTCGCGCGGGCGCTGCTCAAGAACGCGCCGATCATCCTGCTCGACGAGGCCACCGCGGCGCTGGACTCCGAGTCCGAAAAAGCCGTGCAGGAAGCGATCGAGCATCTCTGCCGGAACCGCACCACCATCGTCATCGCCCACCGCCTGCACACCATCATGCACGCCGATGCGATCCTGGTGGTCGAGGCCGGCGAAATCGTCGAGCGCGGGCAGCATGATGATTTGCTGCGGCGCGGCGGCCGCTACGCCTCGTTCTTCCGCCTGCAACAGCGCGACAGCAGTGTCCCGGAGCCGACGCTCGCCTACTCCATCGTAGCATCTTGA
- the galE gene encoding UDP-glucose 4-epimerase GalE codes for MTVLVTGGAGYIGSHMVHALADAGESVVVIDNLSTGFSAFLPEGVPLFIGDAGDENLVAGVIAQHGIESIIHFAGSIVVPDSVRDPLGYYRNNTMTTRSLLNAAVKGGVNRFIFSSTAAVYGNPDQVPVPEHAPTRPASPYGSSKLMTEIMLHDVASAHGMNYVVLRYFNVAGADPLGRCGLATVGATHLLKIAVEAATGQRAKIDVYGTDYPTPDGSCIRDFIHVSDLAQAHRAALAYLRGARGSITLNCGYGRGYSVLETIEAVRRVSMRNFAVSYAPRRPGDIVTMVADTRRIHATLDWTPQYDNLETIAAHALAWEEKLFRDRGGLLQHAESA; via the coding sequence ATGACCGTGCTCGTCACCGGTGGCGCCGGCTATATCGGAAGTCACATGGTTCATGCGCTGGCGGACGCCGGCGAAAGCGTCGTCGTGATCGACAATCTGTCCACCGGATTCTCCGCCTTCCTGCCCGAAGGCGTGCCGCTGTTCATTGGCGATGCCGGCGATGAAAACCTCGTCGCAGGCGTGATCGCCCAGCACGGCATCGAGAGCATCATTCATTTCGCCGGCTCCATCGTGGTGCCGGATTCGGTGCGCGATCCGCTCGGCTATTACCGCAACAACACCATGACGACCCGCAGCCTGCTCAATGCCGCGGTCAAGGGCGGCGTCAACCGCTTCATCTTCTCGTCGACGGCTGCCGTCTACGGCAATCCGGACCAGGTGCCGGTGCCCGAGCATGCGCCGACGCGGCCGGCATCGCCCTACGGCTCTTCCAAGCTGATGACGGAAATCATGCTGCATGACGTGGCCTCCGCACACGGCATGAACTATGTCGTGCTGCGCTATTTCAACGTCGCCGGCGCCGATCCTTTGGGCCGCTGCGGCCTCGCCACCGTCGGCGCTACGCATCTGCTCAAGATCGCGGTCGAAGCCGCGACCGGCCAGCGCGCCAAGATCGACGTGTACGGCACGGATTATCCGACGCCGGACGGAAGCTGCATCCGCGACTTCATCCATGTCAGCGATCTCGCGCAGGCCCATCGCGCTGCGCTGGCCTATTTGCGCGGCGCGAGAGGCTCGATCACGCTGAACTGCGGTTACGGGCGCGGCTACTCGGTGCTCGAGACCATCGAGGCCGTCCGCCGGGTCTCCATGCGCAATTTCGCGGTTTCCTATGCGCCGCGCCGCCCCGGCGACATCGTGACCATGGTCGCCGATACGCGCCGCATTCATGCGACGCTGGACTGGACGCCGCAATACGACAACCTCGAGACCATCGCCGCCCACGCGCTGGCCTGGGAAGAGAAGCTGTTCCGCGACCGCGGCGGCCTCCTGCAGCATGCGGAATCGGCCTGA
- a CDS encoding glycosyltransferase family 4 protein, translated as MEPDVPIENNLASDLQLIVPNLHRRYSGVTATNRMVAPKLARMYRAAWLGPHAPDGIARMGFADLLKLRRHGTPLIWHARRNDEMIAGLLLRALGWPLKLVFTSAAQRHHKRLTRWLIRQMDAVIATSELSASFLKREATVVMHGVDTDAYAPPTDRAAAFAEAKLPGRYAIGCFGRVRAQKGTDVFVAAMCRLLPRYPDFTAIIVGAVVPEQQGFANGLKQQIEAAGLQSRIVIMGELAIDEVQRWYQRLTIYAFTSRNEGFGLTLIEAMSAGTALVASRAGAAEFVVEEGVTGLLTPPGDVDALVAALEPLMRDPASAIAMGERARARVLKKFSLDAEANAIAAVYRAL; from the coding sequence ATGGAGCCGGACGTGCCGATCGAGAACAATTTGGCCAGTGATCTGCAACTGATCGTGCCGAATCTGCACAGGCGCTATTCCGGCGTCACGGCGACCAACCGGATGGTGGCGCCGAAGCTCGCCCGGATGTACCGGGCGGCATGGCTCGGACCGCACGCGCCCGACGGCATCGCGCGGATGGGTTTTGCGGATCTCCTGAAACTGCGGCGCCACGGCACGCCGCTGATCTGGCACGCGCGGCGCAATGACGAGATGATCGCAGGGCTATTGCTGCGCGCGCTCGGCTGGCCGCTGAAGCTCGTCTTCACTTCGGCAGCACAGCGGCATCACAAGCGGCTGACGCGCTGGCTGATCCGGCAGATGGATGCGGTGATCGCCACTTCAGAACTCTCGGCGTCGTTTCTCAAGCGCGAGGCAACGGTGGTGATGCATGGCGTCGATACCGATGCTTACGCACCGCCCACAGACCGCGCGGCGGCATTTGCGGAAGCCAAACTGCCGGGACGCTACGCGATCGGCTGCTTCGGCCGCGTGCGCGCGCAAAAGGGCACGGACGTGTTTGTGGCCGCGATGTGCCGGCTGTTGCCGCGCTATCCCGATTTCACCGCAATCATCGTCGGCGCGGTCGTGCCGGAGCAGCAGGGGTTTGCCAACGGTCTGAAGCAACAGATCGAGGCGGCCGGGCTGCAGTCGCGCATCGTCATCATGGGCGAGCTCGCAATCGACGAAGTGCAGCGCTGGTATCAGCGGCTGACAATCTACGCCTTCACCTCGCGCAACGAAGGCTTCGGCCTGACGCTGATCGAGGCGATGTCCGCAGGTACGGCACTGGTGGCGTCGCGCGCGGGCGCCGCCGAATTCGTGGTCGAAGAGGGCGTGACCGGCCTATTGACGCCGCCGGGCGATGTCGACGCGCTGGTCGCCGCACTGGAGCCGTTGATGCGCGATCCGGCATCGGCAATCGCGATGGGCGAGCGCGCGCGGGCGCGCGTGCTGAAAAAATTCAGCCTCGATGCAGAAGCGAACGCGATCGCCGCGGTCTATCGTGCACTATAG
- the waaF gene encoding lipopolysaccharide heptosyltransferase II: MNQDSIIGIGTEDATDTRPILIVPYMWIGDFVRGHTVVRVLKQRWPNRPVDLLVTPLCAPLVDYMPGVRAGIVWDLPRSRLAVAKQWGLAAELRARGYGTALVLPRTWKAAIAPTLAGIPERVGFFGEARFGLINRMRWGEKALPRFIDKNAALALPAGAALPGEWPVPQLAVPPEEIARWRQANDLGTGPAVALAPGSVGASKRWTYYPGAARLLAERGLDVWVVGGPGEKALAQEIVAAGRGKVRDLTGSDLRNGILAMAAAGVAISNDSGLMHIAAAIGTPTMGIFGPTSPYLWAPLNGLAATVLQTKTVLPCQPCQRTVCTMNDHRCMRDIDPSYVADVAHRLLVAQPRA; the protein is encoded by the coding sequence ATGAATCAAGATTCAATCATAGGGATTGGGACCGAGGACGCGACGGACACGCGGCCGATCCTGATCGTGCCCTATATGTGGATCGGCGACTTCGTGCGCGGCCATACGGTCGTCCGTGTTCTCAAGCAGCGCTGGCCGAATCGCCCGGTTGACCTCCTGGTGACCCCCCTTTGCGCACCGCTGGTCGACTATATGCCCGGTGTCCGGGCGGGCATTGTCTGGGACCTGCCCCGCAGTCGGCTGGCGGTGGCCAAGCAGTGGGGGCTGGCCGCCGAACTGCGCGCCCGAGGCTATGGAACCGCTCTCGTCCTGCCCCGCACCTGGAAGGCCGCGATTGCGCCCACGCTGGCGGGGATACCCGAGCGCGTCGGTTTTTTCGGCGAGGCGAGATTTGGGCTGATCAACCGGATGCGCTGGGGTGAAAAAGCCCTGCCCCGCTTCATCGACAAGAACGCCGCGCTGGCGCTGCCTGCGGGCGCGGCGCTGCCGGGCGAATGGCCGGTGCCGCAGCTCGCAGTTCCGCCGGAGGAAATCGCGCGCTGGCGGCAGGCCAACGACCTCGGCACGGGGCCCGCGGTGGCGTTGGCCCCTGGGTCCGTCGGCGCCTCCAAGCGCTGGACTTATTACCCCGGCGCCGCACGGCTCCTGGCCGAGCGCGGGCTCGACGTCTGGGTGGTCGGCGGCCCCGGCGAGAAGGCGCTGGCGCAGGAGATCGTTGCCGCCGGCCGCGGCAAGGTCCGCGACCTCACCGGGTCAGACCTGCGCAACGGCATCCTGGCGATGGCGGCGGCCGGCGTCGCCATCTCGAACGATTCCGGGCTGATGCACATCGCGGCCGCGATCGGCACGCCGACCATGGGCATTTTCGGCCCCACCAGTCCCTATCTCTGGGCGCCGCTGAACGGTCTTGCCGCGACGGTTCTTCAAACCAAGACCGTGCTGCCCTGCCAGCCCTGCCAACGCACCGTCTGCACCATGAACGACCACCGCTGCATGCGCGACATCGATCCCTCCTACGTGGCCGATGTGGCGCACCGCCTGCTGGTCGCTCAGCCCAGAGCCTGA
- the rfaD gene encoding ADP-glyceromanno-heptose 6-epimerase: MLLVTGGAGFIGSNVVAALNDAGRSDVAVCDILGSDGKWRNLAKRQLADFVPPSELMGWLHGRRLDAIIHLGAISSTTATDGDLVMDANFKTPLRLLDWCTATATPLIYASSAATYGDGEQGFDDDGSVEALKRLRPMNLYGWSKNLFDIALAERAARGEKLPPQWAGLKFFNVFGPNEYHKGTMMSVLARRFDDIKAGRPVQLFKSHREGIADGDQRRDFIYVDDVVRVTMWLLATPHVSGLFNVGTGTARSFRDLMLAAYAALGTKPNIQYIDMPEAIRGSYQYFTQSEVDRLLRAGYNGGFTALEDAVETYVKNFLNRTDRFR, from the coding sequence ATGTTGCTGGTAACCGGGGGCGCCGGTTTCATCGGATCGAACGTCGTGGCCGCGTTGAACGACGCTGGGCGCAGCGACGTCGCGGTCTGCGATATCCTTGGGTCCGACGGCAAGTGGCGGAACCTGGCCAAGCGCCAGCTCGCCGATTTTGTGCCGCCTTCCGAGCTGATGGGGTGGCTGCACGGCCGCCGGCTCGACGCCATCATCCATCTCGGCGCGATCTCCTCGACCACCGCGACCGATGGCGACCTCGTCATGGACGCCAATTTCAAGACGCCGCTGCGGCTGCTCGACTGGTGCACGGCGACCGCCACCCCGCTGATCTATGCCTCGTCGGCCGCGACCTATGGCGACGGCGAGCAGGGATTTGATGATGACGGCTCGGTCGAGGCGCTGAAGCGGCTGCGGCCGATGAACCTGTACGGCTGGAGCAAGAACCTGTTCGACATAGCGCTGGCCGAGCGCGCGGCACGCGGCGAGAAACTGCCGCCGCAATGGGCCGGATTGAAATTCTTCAACGTCTTCGGCCCCAACGAATATCACAAGGGCACGATGATGAGCGTGCTGGCGCGGCGCTTCGACGACATCAAGGCCGGGCGCCCGGTGCAATTGTTCAAGTCCCATCGGGAAGGCATTGCGGACGGCGACCAGCGCCGCGACTTCATCTATGTCGACGACGTCGTTCGCGTCACGATGTGGCTGCTGGCGACACCTCATGTCAGCGGGCTCTTCAACGTCGGCACCGGCACCGCGCGCAGCTTTCGCGACCTGATGCTGGCGGCCTATGCTGCGCTCGGCACAAAACCGAACATCCAGTATATCGACATGCCCGAAGCGATTCGCGGCAGCTATCAATACTTCACCCAGAGCGAAGTCGATCGGCTGCTGCGTGCCGGCTATAATGGCGGCTTCACGGCGCTGGAAGACGCGGTCGAGACTTACGTGAAAAATTTTCTCAATCGCACAGATCGTTTTCGCTGA
- the rfaE1 gene encoding D-glycero-beta-D-manno-heptose-7-phosphate kinase, translated as MFDFEALSQAIPHQTVLCVGDLMLDEFVYGEVSRISPEAPAPVIAVQRSETNVGGAGNVARNIAALGARCIFAGLVGEDEAGAKLKTDLARERLIEAVLVTDSSRPTTRKVRFVSEHFSTHMLRADWELAVPASADAEQRLIDAILPQLARADIVLLSDYAKGVLTARVIRNIIDTAKKLGKRVIVDPKSANFAIYRGATLLTPNRKEFAEATRSRADTDLNIAAAAQDAMVLADCEAMLVTQSEHGMTLVARGGEAIHVPALSVKVRDVSGAGDTVAAVLALSLAAGADWETALRMANAAAAVAVGKKGTATVTPAELRRKILPHASLAAEEKIVPAGGDLAVHLAEWRRQGLRIGFTNGCFDILHPGHVKVLTAARGACDRLIVGLNSDASVKRLKGEGRPVQDEQARAEVLAALEAVDLVAIFEEDTPIDLITRVRPSVLVKGGDYTREQVVGYEIVEATGGEVVLVDILPGHSTTSLVRRARGGKA; from the coding sequence ATGTTCGATTTTGAAGCCCTGAGCCAGGCGATCCCACATCAGACCGTGCTCTGCGTCGGCGATCTCATGCTCGACGAATTCGTCTATGGCGAGGTGTCGCGCATTTCGCCGGAAGCGCCGGCGCCCGTCATCGCGGTTCAGCGTAGCGAGACCAATGTCGGCGGCGCCGGCAACGTCGCCCGCAACATCGCAGCTCTCGGCGCGCGCTGCATCTTTGCAGGCCTGGTCGGCGAGGACGAGGCGGGCGCGAAGCTGAAGACCGATCTGGCGCGGGAGAGGCTGATCGAGGCCGTGCTGGTCACGGATTCCTCCCGCCCGACGACGCGCAAGGTGCGTTTCGTCTCCGAGCATTTTTCCACCCATATGCTGCGCGCGGATTGGGAGTTGGCCGTGCCGGCCTCCGCCGATGCCGAGCAGCGGCTGATCGACGCGATTCTGCCGCAGCTCGCGCGCGCCGATATCGTGCTGCTGTCCGACTATGCCAAGGGCGTGCTGACGGCGCGCGTCATCCGCAATATCATCGATACCGCGAAAAAGCTCGGCAAGCGCGTGATCGTCGATCCGAAGAGCGCCAATTTCGCGATCTACCGCGGCGCCACGCTCTTGACGCCCAACCGCAAGGAGTTTGCGGAAGCCACCCGCAGCCGCGCCGATACCGACCTGAACATTGCCGCCGCGGCGCAGGACGCGATGGTTCTCGCCGATTGCGAGGCGATGCTGGTGACGCAGAGCGAACACGGCATGACGCTGGTGGCGCGCGGCGGCGAAGCGATCCATGTGCCGGCGTTGTCGGTCAAGGTGCGCGACGTCTCCGGCGCGGGCGACACGGTCGCCGCCGTGCTGGCGCTTTCGCTTGCGGCCGGAGCCGACTGGGAGACGGCGCTGCGGATGGCGAATGCGGCAGCCGCGGTTGCGGTCGGCAAGAAGGGCACTGCGACCGTGACGCCGGCGGAACTGCGGCGGAAAATCCTGCCGCATGCCTCGCTGGCGGCCGAAGAGAAGATCGTGCCTGCTGGCGGCGATCTCGCCGTGCATCTGGCGGAGTGGCGCCGGCAGGGCCTGCGCATCGGCTTCACCAATGGCTGCTTCGACATTTTGCATCCCGGCCACGTCAAGGTGCTGACGGCCGCGCGCGGCGCCTGCGATCGCCTGATCGTCGGGCTCAACAGCGATGCCTCGGTGAAGCGGCTGAAGGGCGAGGGGCGCCCGGTTCAGGACGAGCAGGCGCGCGCCGAGGTGCTGGCGGCGCTGGAGGCGGTCGACCTCGTCGCGATCTTCGAGGAAGACACACCGATCGACCTGATCACGCGGGTGAGGCCGAGCGTTCTGGTCAAGGGTGGCGATTACACCCGCGAGCAGGTCGTCGGCTACGAAATCGTCGAGGCTACCGGCGGCGAGGTCGTGCTCGTCGACATTCTGCCGGGCCACAGCACGACGTCGCTGGTCCGTCGCGCGCGGGGAGGCAAGGCGTGA
- a CDS encoding O-antigen ligase family protein — MARALPVWRDPAAWMKTTDIVAVLLALSLPWSTSLVGILGLVLLITVAPTLELKGFLAALKRPIFATPIALFVLALVGTLWSDAAWGARLYAVGPGAKLLVLPVLLYHFERSTRGKWVLAAFLGSCTLLMLMSWVVFLHPGLSMKPAGDAARGIFVKNYIAQSQEFTLCAVALAYPIIMLLRAKRIALALLLTAIAFAFFVNMAFLVVSRTALVTVPIMFAVFALLHLRWRSIVIILCVAAAFAAVAWQTSPALRRTVETFTRDYQLYKEQNIATSIGLRLEFWRKSLSFFAEAPLIGHGTGATRGLFERVATHGSNQASSEVIGNPHNQTLNVAVQWGIVGVVVLYAMWLLHLLLFRGDGLANWIGLLVVVQNIFTSLFNSHIFDFHEGWMYVLGVGVAGGMALRARSEVKESSGTARL, encoded by the coding sequence ATGGCCAGGGCGCTGCCGGTCTGGCGCGATCCGGCCGCCTGGATGAAGACGACCGACATCGTCGCGGTGCTGCTTGCGTTGTCGCTGCCATGGTCGACCTCGCTGGTGGGCATCCTCGGCCTGGTCCTGCTCATCACGGTTGCGCCGACGCTCGAACTGAAGGGTTTTCTGGCCGCGCTGAAGCGTCCGATTTTCGCGACGCCGATCGCTCTGTTCGTTCTGGCGCTGGTCGGAACCCTGTGGTCCGACGCCGCCTGGGGCGCGAGGCTGTATGCCGTGGGGCCGGGTGCGAAGCTCCTGGTGCTCCCGGTTCTGCTCTATCATTTCGAGCGTTCGACGCGCGGAAAGTGGGTGCTTGCGGCGTTCCTGGGCTCCTGCACGCTGTTGATGCTGATGTCCTGGGTGGTCTTTCTGCATCCTGGTTTATCGATGAAGCCAGCGGGGGACGCAGCCCGCGGCATCTTCGTCAAGAACTACATCGCCCAGAGCCAGGAATTCACGCTGTGTGCGGTCGCGCTGGCCTATCCGATCATCATGCTGCTGCGGGCAAAGCGGATCGCGTTGGCACTGCTGCTCACCGCCATCGCATTCGCCTTCTTCGTCAACATGGCTTTCCTGGTGGTGTCGCGCACGGCGCTGGTCACGGTGCCGATCATGTTTGCGGTGTTTGCGCTGCTGCATCTGAGGTGGCGCAGCATCGTCATCATCCTGTGCGTGGCGGCTGCATTCGCCGCCGTGGCCTGGCAGACGTCTCCGGCATTGCGCCGGACCGTGGAGACGTTCACCCGGGACTACCAGCTCTACAAAGAACAGAACATTGCGACATCGATCGGGCTGCGGCTTGAATTCTGGCGGAAATCGCTCAGCTTCTTTGCCGAGGCGCCGTTGATCGGCCACGGCACGGGTGCGACGCGAGGGCTGTTTGAGCGCGTCGCCACGCACGGCTCCAACCAGGCCAGCAGTGAGGTGATCGGCAATCCGCACAACCAGACGCTCAATGTCGCAGTGCAATGGGGCATTGTCGGCGTCGTTGTGCTGTACGCGATGTGGCTCTTGCACCTGCTGCTGTTTCGGGGCGACGGGCTCGCCAACTGGATCGGACTACTGGTGGTCGTGCAGAACATCTTCACCTCGCTGTTCAACTCGCACATCTTCGATTTTCACGAGGGCTGGATGTATGTGCTGGGCGTGGGCGTCGCCGGCGGCATGGCGCTACGCGCCAGATCCGAGGTCAAGGAATCTTCCGGTACAGCCCGGCTATGA